One genomic region from Arthrobacter sp. FB24 encodes:
- a CDS encoding GH1 family beta-glucosidase codes for MKHSAKDLAARIPPSFTMGVATAAFQIEGALDEDGRGPSGWDVFARKPGAIVDDHSPVTACDHYHRMPEDVALMKELGVDSYRFSLSWSRIQPGGSGPVNPKGIDFYDRLLDQLLASGISPMVTLYHWDTPLPLDEAGGWLNRDTAYRLGEFASIAAAAFGDRVARWVTVNEPATVTTNGYALGLHAPGESQLLKALPTVHHQLLGHGLAMQALRAANVPGEIGITNVYSPMVPASINPLDKLSTALMDVFQNRLFADPVLLGKYPDVVRAATFFSSFSPSDEDMDLISQPLDFYGLNYYMPTRVAAGPGDGAVPPGMAEAMGDDLSGSAPGAPFHITEFPDAETTAYGWPIRPDYMPVALAEMAERYPELPPVFITEGGASFEDVVVRDKAGDRIIIPDERRLRYLAEHISSAVEATSPGGPAESIDLRGYYVWSLLDNFEWSAGYKQPFGLLHVDFETMARTPKASYYWLQELQEARKEAAAEAVGESAAGEPEPVA; via the coding sequence ATGAAGCACTCCGCCAAAGACCTGGCTGCCAGGATCCCGCCGTCCTTCACGATGGGCGTGGCCACAGCCGCCTTCCAGATTGAGGGAGCCCTCGACGAGGACGGCCGCGGGCCCTCCGGGTGGGACGTGTTTGCCCGGAAGCCCGGCGCCATAGTGGACGACCACAGCCCTGTCACAGCCTGCGACCACTACCACCGCATGCCTGAAGACGTTGCGCTGATGAAGGAACTGGGGGTGGATTCCTACCGGTTCTCGCTGTCCTGGTCCCGCATCCAGCCCGGCGGCAGCGGGCCGGTCAATCCGAAGGGCATCGACTTCTACGACCGGCTGCTGGACCAGCTGCTGGCCAGCGGCATCTCACCCATGGTGACGCTCTACCACTGGGACACCCCGCTGCCGCTCGACGAGGCCGGCGGCTGGTTGAACCGGGACACGGCGTACCGGCTCGGCGAGTTTGCCTCTATTGCGGCTGCGGCCTTTGGCGACCGCGTGGCCCGCTGGGTCACCGTCAATGAGCCTGCCACCGTGACCACCAACGGCTACGCCCTGGGACTCCACGCGCCGGGCGAATCGCAGTTGCTCAAAGCGCTCCCCACAGTCCACCACCAGCTCCTCGGCCACGGCCTGGCCATGCAGGCATTGCGGGCTGCCAACGTACCCGGCGAAATAGGCATCACCAATGTCTATTCGCCCATGGTTCCGGCCTCGATCAACCCGCTGGACAAGCTGAGCACGGCGCTGATGGACGTTTTCCAGAACAGGCTCTTCGCGGATCCGGTGCTCCTCGGAAAGTACCCTGACGTCGTCCGGGCCGCCACGTTCTTCAGCTCGTTCAGCCCCTCCGATGAGGACATGGACCTGATCTCGCAGCCGTTGGACTTCTACGGGCTCAACTACTACATGCCAACGCGGGTTGCGGCAGGTCCCGGCGACGGCGCCGTTCCCCCGGGGATGGCCGAGGCCATGGGGGATGACCTCAGCGGCAGCGCTCCCGGCGCACCGTTCCACATCACTGAGTTTCCGGATGCCGAGACGACTGCGTACGGCTGGCCGATCAGGCCCGACTACATGCCCGTGGCCCTAGCCGAGATGGCCGAACGCTACCCGGAGCTGCCCCCCGTCTTCATCACGGAAGGCGGAGCGAGCTTTGAGGATGTGGTGGTCCGGGACAAGGCCGGGGACAGGATCATCATTCCGGACGAGCGCCGCCTGCGCTATCTTGCCGAGCACATCTCCAGCGCGGTGGAGGCCACCAGCCCGGGGGGACCTGCTGAATCCATTGACCTGCGTGGCTACTACGTATGGTCCCTTCTCGACAACTTCGAGTGGTCCGCGGGCTATAAACAGCCCTTCGGACTCCTGCATGTTGACTTCGAGACGATGGCCAGAACGCCCAAGGCGTCCTACTACTGGCTGCAGGAGCTGCAGGAAGCCCGCAAGGAAGCCGCGGCTGAGGCTGTTGGCGAGAGTGCAGCCGGGGAACCGGAGCCCGTAGCCTGA
- a CDS encoding HAD family hydrolase: MSPNGPGGRRRGVLFDVDGTLVDSCYLHTLAWWQAFRESGLDVPMASIHRSVGMGGRELLDRLLPAGRDKSLDSAIMSSHGAVFATFWPSLRPLDGARDLLAQCYESGFAVALASSARQRDLEVLRATLRADAFIHAATSANDAKEGKPAPDILEAALAAVGLQAADVVYVGDAVWDVYAAGRLGIPTIGLTCGGTSAAELLEAGAVEIYENPRELLANLRDSAIGRLAGSSQ, translated from the coding sequence ATGTCGCCTAACGGGCCTGGCGGGCGAAGGCGCGGCGTACTTTTTGATGTCGACGGTACCCTGGTGGATTCCTGTTACCTGCATACCCTCGCGTGGTGGCAGGCGTTCCGGGAGTCGGGGCTGGATGTGCCGATGGCATCCATCCACCGGTCCGTGGGGATGGGGGGTCGGGAGCTGCTGGACAGGCTCCTGCCGGCTGGCCGGGACAAATCCCTTGACTCCGCCATTATGTCCTCCCACGGGGCGGTGTTTGCCACGTTCTGGCCGTCGCTCCGTCCGCTCGACGGGGCCCGTGACCTTTTAGCCCAATGCTACGAAAGCGGCTTCGCCGTCGCGCTGGCCTCCTCTGCGCGCCAGCGGGACCTTGAGGTACTTCGTGCCACTTTGCGGGCCGACGCCTTTATCCATGCCGCCACCAGTGCCAACGATGCCAAAGAGGGTAAACCCGCTCCGGACATCCTGGAAGCGGCCCTCGCCGCGGTCGGCCTGCAGGCAGCGGACGTTGTGTACGTGGGTGATGCCGTCTGGGATGTTTACGCCGCCGGCAGGCTGGGCATTCCCACCATAGGACTCACCTGCGGCGGCACCTCCGCCGCTGAACTGCTGGAGGCCGGCGCAGTGGAAATCTATGAAAATCCGAGGGAGCTCCTGGCGAACCTGCGTGACAGTGCAATCGGCAGGCTCGCCGGAAGCTCGCAGTGA
- a CDS encoding zinc-dependent alcohol dehydrogenase: protein MKALTWQGKRSVSVENVPDPIIQEPTDAIIRVTSTAICGSDLHLYEVLGPYMHKGDVIGHEPMGIVEEVGSSVTNLSIGDRVVIPFNISCGKCFMCFRGLQSQCETTQVKSHGSGAALFGYSELYGSVPGGQAEYLRVPHADYGPVKVGTELPDERYLFLSDILPTAWQAVKYADTEEGGTLAVFGLGPVGQFASRIGRHLGLRVIGVDPVPERRAMAERHGIETMDYAKGIADELREATKGRGPDSVIDAVGMEAHGSPVAGFAHQALGLLPDKLAQKAMETAGVDRLAALHASLDAVRRGGTVSLSGVYGGQASPMPLLSMFDKQLQLRMGQCNVRNWTDELLPLVEDEADPLGVMDLVTHRVGLEEAPAMYEKFQKKEDGCIKVVLQP from the coding sequence ATGAAGGCACTTACCTGGCAAGGCAAACGCTCAGTCAGCGTGGAGAACGTTCCTGATCCCATCATCCAGGAGCCCACGGACGCGATCATCCGCGTCACCTCCACCGCAATCTGCGGATCGGACCTGCACCTCTACGAGGTTCTCGGCCCCTACATGCACAAAGGCGACGTTATAGGGCATGAACCGATGGGCATCGTGGAGGAAGTTGGAAGTTCGGTTACCAACCTGTCCATAGGGGACCGCGTGGTGATCCCCTTTAACATCTCCTGCGGCAAGTGCTTTATGTGTTTCCGCGGACTGCAGTCCCAATGTGAAACCACGCAGGTGAAGAGCCATGGTTCAGGCGCCGCCCTTTTTGGCTATTCAGAGCTGTACGGCTCCGTGCCCGGCGGACAGGCCGAATACCTGAGGGTTCCGCATGCGGACTATGGGCCGGTCAAGGTGGGAACGGAGCTGCCGGACGAACGCTACTTGTTCCTCTCCGACATCCTGCCCACGGCATGGCAGGCAGTGAAATACGCAGACACCGAGGAGGGCGGCACGCTGGCAGTGTTTGGCCTGGGGCCGGTGGGTCAGTTCGCGAGCCGCATCGGAAGGCATCTCGGCCTCCGTGTGATCGGAGTCGATCCCGTACCCGAGCGGCGGGCGATGGCCGAGCGGCATGGCATCGAAACCATGGACTATGCCAAGGGCATTGCCGACGAGCTTCGTGAGGCGACCAAGGGAAGGGGGCCCGATTCGGTAATTGACGCCGTCGGCATGGAGGCGCATGGTTCCCCGGTCGCAGGTTTTGCCCACCAGGCGCTGGGACTTCTGCCGGACAAGTTGGCGCAAAAGGCCATGGAAACCGCTGGCGTGGACCGCCTTGCGGCTCTGCATGCATCCTTGGATGCCGTACGCCGCGGAGGCACGGTTTCCCTCAGCGGCGTCTATGGCGGCCAGGCGAGCCCGATGCCGCTCCTGTCGATGTTCGACAAGCAGCTCCAGCTGCGGATGGGCCAGTGCAATGTCCGGAACTGGACCGATGAACTCCTGCCGCTGGTAGAAGACGAAGCTGATCCGCTCGGCGTCATGGACCTGGTGACGCACCGGGTGGGCCTGGAAGAAGCTCCGGCGATGTACGAGAAATTCCAGAAAAAAGAGGATGGCTGCATCAAGGTGGTGCTGCAGCCCTAG
- a CDS encoding App1 family protein, producing the protein MELASQESSVSGNHAFRAAHKVSDTVNTARIKLARRWNFIPQTVAYQGYGSTSWVRVLGRVVLTTKPKPGSRAEHAAKNGNQNIRGWRAFTSVPLQFTEVDIEIEGVTTRVKADRGGLVDTVVEVALSPGWHTATLRAVGTEAVQANIIVIGPETKFGIVSDIDDTVMVTALPRPFLALWNTFVLSERARMATPGMPVLMDRLVVEHPDAPVIYLSTGPWNAAPTLARFLTRNMYPAGPLLLTDWGLTQDRWFRSGQEHKNGNLDRLAKEFPDMRWLLIGDNGQHDEQIYSRFARDHGDRVAAIAIRQLSVGESVLAGGHSENGDHTGSTVPWIYSPDGAGITKGLADLRIV; encoded by the coding sequence ATGGAATTGGCGTCGCAGGAATCATCGGTGTCCGGAAATCATGCGTTCCGGGCGGCCCACAAGGTCTCGGACACGGTCAATACCGCCCGCATCAAGCTGGCCCGGCGCTGGAATTTTATTCCGCAGACGGTCGCCTACCAGGGGTACGGCTCCACGTCGTGGGTGCGGGTCCTTGGCCGGGTGGTTCTGACCACCAAACCGAAGCCGGGCAGCCGCGCCGAGCACGCCGCGAAAAACGGCAACCAGAACATCCGCGGCTGGCGGGCGTTCACCAGCGTGCCCCTCCAGTTCACCGAGGTGGACATCGAGATCGAGGGGGTGACCACGCGCGTCAAGGCGGACCGAGGCGGCCTGGTGGACACCGTGGTGGAGGTAGCGCTCTCCCCCGGCTGGCACACGGCGACGCTCCGGGCTGTCGGAACCGAAGCCGTGCAGGCCAATATCATCGTGATAGGTCCTGAGACCAAGTTCGGCATCGTGTCGGATATCGACGACACCGTGATGGTCACGGCGCTGCCCAGGCCGTTCCTGGCCTTGTGGAACACCTTCGTATTGAGTGAGCGGGCACGGATGGCCACGCCCGGCATGCCGGTCCTCATGGACCGGCTGGTGGTGGAGCACCCCGATGCGCCGGTGATCTACCTGTCCACCGGGCCGTGGAATGCCGCACCCACGCTGGCACGGTTCCTGACCCGCAACATGTACCCGGCCGGTCCACTCCTCCTGACGGACTGGGGGCTGACCCAGGACCGCTGGTTCCGGAGCGGCCAGGAGCACAAGAACGGGAACCTGGACCGGCTCGCCAAGGAATTCCCCGACATGCGGTGGCTGTTGATCGGCGACAACGGCCAGCACGACGAACAGATCTATTCGCGGTTCGCCCGGGATCATGGCGACCGCGTAGCCGCCATTGCCATCCGCCAGCTCTCGGTCGGCGAGTCCGTGCTGGCCGGCGGCCACTCGGAGAACGGCGACCACACCGGTTCAACCGTTCCGTGGATCTACTCCCCCGACGGCGCAGGCATCACCAAAGGCCTGGCCGACCTCAGGATCGTCTGA
- a CDS encoding MerR family transcriptional regulator, with the protein MAERNAETGLYAISVVAHLVGTGQQNIRLYERKGLLTPDRTSGGTRQYSDADLAVLKRIGELLDEGLNLAGVAKVLELEAANAKLRIELKKARSRPRG; encoded by the coding sequence ATGGCCGAGCGCAATGCGGAGACAGGCCTCTACGCGATCTCCGTGGTGGCCCACCTGGTGGGAACGGGCCAGCAGAACATCAGGCTTTACGAACGGAAGGGTCTGCTCACTCCGGACCGCACCTCTGGAGGGACGCGGCAGTACAGCGACGCGGACCTCGCGGTGCTAAAACGCATCGGTGAACTGCTGGACGAGGGGCTCAACCTGGCCGGAGTGGCGAAGGTGCTGGAACTCGAGGCAGCCAATGCGAAGCTCAGGATCGAGCTGAAGAAGGCCCGCTCTCGCCCGCGGGGCTGA
- a CDS encoding fumarylacetoacetate hydrolase family protein — protein MKFARLGDAGREQPAVQPGGPESNGKWYSLAGITADINGTFLGTGGIDRVRDALAAGDLAEIPDAGSLRLGAPLSRPGAVVGIGLNYAGHAAESGAAVPEVPVVFLKPSNTVAGPFDDAPIPPLSRKYDWEVELAVVIGQRASYLKSVDEAAGCVAGYVLANDLSERDYQLPGAAGQWVKGKSLPASTPLGPWFVPAADLDPSALRLRTWVNGELRQDSSTADLIFDVPAVVHHLSQFMVLEPGDVILTGTPEGVALSGRFPYLQDGDVLELEVEGLGRQRQVLRRTTAP, from the coding sequence GTGAAATTTGCGCGTCTTGGAGATGCCGGCAGGGAGCAGCCGGCCGTTCAGCCCGGCGGGCCCGAGTCCAACGGGAAGTGGTATTCACTCGCCGGCATCACCGCCGACATTAACGGAACGTTCCTTGGAACCGGTGGCATTGACCGGGTTCGCGACGCGCTCGCAGCCGGGGACCTGGCCGAGATCCCCGATGCCGGCAGCCTCCGCCTCGGAGCCCCGCTTTCCCGCCCCGGCGCCGTCGTGGGGATCGGCCTGAACTACGCCGGGCATGCCGCCGAGTCCGGCGCCGCGGTGCCGGAGGTGCCGGTGGTGTTCCTGAAGCCAAGCAACACGGTGGCAGGGCCGTTCGACGACGCCCCCATCCCGCCGCTGTCGCGCAAGTACGACTGGGAAGTTGAGCTGGCCGTGGTGATCGGACAGCGAGCCTCCTACCTGAAATCAGTGGACGAGGCCGCGGGCTGCGTCGCCGGCTACGTGCTGGCCAACGACCTGTCGGAACGGGACTACCAGCTGCCGGGCGCGGCGGGGCAATGGGTCAAGGGAAAGTCGCTTCCCGCGTCAACGCCCCTTGGCCCCTGGTTCGTCCCGGCCGCAGACCTGGACCCGTCGGCCCTGCGGCTGCGGACCTGGGTGAACGGCGAGCTGCGCCAGGACTCGTCCACGGCGGATCTCATCTTTGACGTCCCGGCCGTGGTGCACCACCTGAGCCAGTTCATGGTGCTGGAACCCGGTGATGTGATCCTTACGGGGACACCGGAGGGGGTGGCTCTGTCGGGGCGCTTTCCCTACCTGCAGGACGGCGACGTGCTGGAGCTGGAGGTCGAGGGACTGGGCCGCCAGCGCCAGGTTCTCCGCCGGACCACGGCACCCTAA
- a CDS encoding serine hydrolase domain-containing protein, producing the protein MSSVARIRALPFRTAAAATVTVLVASLGGCTAAPEPPSSLARLAAELEEFGNEMLDDGAPAVLMQAKVRGGEWARASGVRSLEGREPVESADQVHIAGVTESFVAVSVFKLVAEGRLGLEDDVSKHLPDFGAIMHPPGPVTVRQLLQHRSGMPDYIIPLLQQGSLRDVLATGRSHRELLALAATQPWKGRLAQGFEHSNTNYVVLGMIVERLRGHRIGDVLRSDIIEPLGLRSTSMTGSGPAPPSLVHGYVTTFGERLDASYAALHAGDPAGGLVSTVSDLNVFFAALLQGRLIPRALVTEMQDPPYAQYGLGIQRWNDTCTNNFYYGHAGQIAGYGAISMSSADGTRQASFALAIPPQPFSYTGNGIVDDLTDVVEEALNASC; encoded by the coding sequence ATGAGTTCCGTGGCACGGATTCGCGCACTTCCGTTTCGGACGGCGGCCGCGGCAACCGTCACCGTTCTGGTCGCCTCACTGGGCGGCTGCACCGCGGCCCCGGAGCCGCCGTCATCCCTGGCGCGGCTGGCGGCGGAGCTGGAAGAGTTTGGCAACGAAATGCTCGACGACGGCGCCCCCGCCGTCCTGATGCAGGCCAAAGTGCGGGGTGGAGAATGGGCTCGCGCCTCCGGTGTCAGGAGCCTGGAAGGCCGGGAGCCGGTGGAGTCCGCCGATCAGGTGCACATTGCCGGCGTGACCGAATCCTTCGTGGCTGTATCCGTGTTCAAGCTGGTCGCAGAAGGGAGGCTGGGGCTCGAGGACGACGTCAGCAAGCATCTACCGGACTTTGGGGCCATCATGCACCCGCCAGGGCCGGTCACGGTCCGGCAACTGTTGCAGCACCGATCAGGGATGCCGGACTACATCATCCCGCTCCTCCAGCAGGGCAGCCTGCGCGATGTGCTGGCCACTGGCCGGAGCCACCGCGAATTACTTGCCTTGGCAGCGACCCAGCCGTGGAAGGGCCGGCTCGCACAGGGTTTTGAGCACTCCAATACGAACTACGTCGTGCTGGGCATGATCGTGGAACGGCTGCGCGGACACCGGATCGGCGACGTGCTGCGGTCTGACATCATTGAGCCGCTGGGGCTGCGTTCCACCTCGATGACCGGCTCCGGTCCGGCCCCGCCCTCGCTGGTCCATGGCTATGTCACCACCTTCGGCGAGCGCTTGGACGCCAGTTACGCCGCACTGCATGCGGGCGATCCTGCCGGAGGCTTGGTGTCCACCGTCAGCGATCTGAACGTTTTCTTCGCGGCACTCCTCCAGGGCCGGCTGATCCCCCGGGCCTTGGTCACGGAAATGCAGGACCCTCCCTATGCGCAGTACGGCCTGGGCATCCAGCGCTGGAACGATACCTGTACCAACAACTTCTACTACGGCCATGCCGGGCAGATCGCCGGGTACGGCGCCATTTCAATGTCCAGCGCTGACGGAACCCGGCAGGCATCGTTCGCCCTTGCCATTCCGCCGCAGCCATTCAGCTACACCGGCAACGGCATCGTGGACGACCTCACCGACGTCGTGGAGGAAGCCCTCAACGCAAGCTGTTAG
- a CDS encoding Hsp20/alpha crystallin family protein translates to MLMRTDPFRELDRLTQQVFGTAARPAAMPMDAWQEDGEFVVAFDLPGVDIDSVDLNIERNVLTVRAERRDQTQPNVELVVSERPRGVFSRQLILGDTLDTDNVKASYDAGVLTLRIPVAEQAKPRKIEIETKQDKMHEIST, encoded by the coding sequence ATGTTGATGCGTACGGACCCGTTCCGTGAACTGGACAGGCTTACCCAGCAGGTGTTTGGAACCGCGGCCCGGCCCGCGGCCATGCCGATGGATGCCTGGCAGGAGGACGGGGAGTTCGTAGTCGCGTTCGATCTGCCGGGAGTCGACATCGACTCTGTGGACCTCAATATTGAGCGGAACGTGCTGACTGTGCGGGCTGAACGGCGCGATCAAACTCAGCCCAACGTGGAACTGGTCGTTTCGGAGCGCCCCCGCGGCGTCTTCAGCCGCCAGTTGATCCTCGGCGACACCCTGGACACGGACAACGTCAAGGCCAGCTACGACGCCGGCGTGTTGACTCTCCGCATCCCGGTTGCCGAACAGGCGAAGCCGCGCAAGATCGAAATCGAAACCAAGCAAGACAAGATGCACGAGATCAGCACCTAG
- a CDS encoding DUF72 domain-containing protein, which translates to MGIHIGTSGWSYDHWENVLYPPGLPARDRLAHYAARFGTVELNASFYRWPRESSFASWRRRLPDGFMMSVKAPRGLTHAKKLYAPEVWVERIIRCWHELGDKRAVLLVQLPPGFARDDARLDYFLAALPWWVRVAVEFRHPSWDHPEVYALLERHEAAYCIMSGAFLPCILRATAPFVYVRLHGPDHDYLYGGSYSDDDLRWWADRVREWQGQGKDVFVYFNNDGGGNAVRNADTLRWLLGDG; encoded by the coding sequence ATGGGGATCCACATCGGAACGTCCGGCTGGAGCTATGACCACTGGGAGAACGTGCTCTACCCGCCGGGACTTCCGGCGCGCGACCGTCTGGCCCACTACGCGGCCCGTTTCGGCACGGTGGAGCTGAATGCGAGTTTCTACCGCTGGCCGCGGGAATCATCCTTCGCCAGCTGGCGCCGGCGCCTTCCCGACGGCTTCATGATGTCCGTCAAGGCCCCGCGCGGACTGACCCACGCGAAGAAGCTCTACGCCCCCGAGGTCTGGGTTGAACGGATCATCAGGTGCTGGCATGAGCTCGGCGACAAGCGGGCGGTCCTGCTGGTCCAGCTCCCGCCGGGTTTCGCCCGCGACGACGCCCGGCTTGACTACTTCCTCGCGGCGCTGCCCTGGTGGGTGCGCGTGGCGGTGGAATTCCGCCACCCCAGCTGGGACCATCCCGAGGTATATGCCCTGCTGGAACGCCACGAGGCTGCCTATTGCATCATGAGCGGCGCCTTCCTGCCCTGCATCCTGCGGGCCACGGCGCCGTTCGTGTACGTCCGCCTGCACGGGCCGGACCATGATTACCTTTACGGGGGATCGTATTCCGACGACGACCTGCGGTGGTGGGCTGACCGCGTCCGGGAGTGGCAGGGCCAGGGCAAGGACGTCTTCGTCTATTTCAACAACGACGGCGGCGGCAACGCCGTGCGGAACGCCGACACCCTGCGATGGCTGTTGGGCGACGGCTGA
- a CDS encoding J domain-containing protein — protein MINQSPDYYDVLNVARTATRQEISRAYRALMRLHHPDLEGRSSSAGPDTGGGPKNGGADNNGLLGIMEAFAVLSDAKTRAEYDRTLSVSRPGGGEPREVPVRRTYTPQPPLLRVTPVLWERGPWPGTG, from the coding sequence ATGATCAACCAGTCCCCGGACTACTACGACGTACTCAACGTGGCCAGGACAGCCACAAGGCAGGAGATATCGCGCGCCTACCGGGCGCTGATGCGCCTCCACCATCCCGACCTCGAGGGCAGGTCCAGCAGCGCCGGCCCGGACACCGGCGGCGGACCGAAAAACGGCGGCGCGGACAATAACGGGCTGCTGGGCATTATGGAAGCCTTTGCGGTCCTCAGTGATGCCAAAACGCGTGCTGAATACGACCGGACATTATCCGTTTCCCGTCCTGGCGGGGGAGAACCCCGTGAGGTGCCGGTCCGCCGGACTTACACTCCGCAGCCGCCGTTGCTGCGGGTCACACCAGTGCTTTGGGAGCGCGGCCCCTGGCCGGGCACCGGATGA
- a CDS encoding glycoside hydrolase family 15 protein: MAHIEDYAVVGDLHTAALISTEGSIDWLCLPRFDSPACFNALLDTPKAGRWLLAPAGAGDCTRRHYRKGTLILETEWETPSGKVKVIDFMPPRDSVADIVRIVVGVHGSVRMRGELALRFDYGHIVPWVRHDEHGIHAVAGPDAAYLVTKAPLRGERMKTVSDFTVHAGERVPFVLTWTPSHLDRPRAIDPEAYLESTESFWREWSARCKITGPYREAIQRSLITLKALTYAPTGGIVAAVTTSLPEQLGGPRNWDYRYCWLRDATLTLQALLAAGYTEEAASWRDWLLRAVAGDPADLQIMYGIHGERRLPEMELPWLAGYENSTPVRIGNGAAGQLQLDVWGEVLDCLALTRHSLLKHTDEAWDVQVALMEHLEGAWRRPDNGLWEMRGPQRHFTHSKVMAWVAADRMVKGVRDFGLVGPADRWEVLRDTIHADVMANGFDAERNTFVQSYGRPELDASLLLIPRVGFLPPDDPRVVGTIDAVQRELTRDGFVLRYRPQDSDDGLPGDEGVFLACSFWLVEALIGVGRRREARELFDRLLALRNDVGLLSEEWGVEAGRQLGNTPQAFSHFALVMSAMELHEDSVQRSDAPVHGH, from the coding sequence ATGGCACACATCGAGGACTACGCGGTAGTGGGGGACCTTCACACGGCGGCCCTCATCAGCACTGAAGGCTCCATCGACTGGCTCTGCCTGCCGCGGTTTGATTCCCCCGCCTGCTTCAATGCGCTGCTGGACACGCCGAAGGCCGGGCGGTGGCTGCTGGCGCCTGCCGGGGCCGGGGACTGCACCCGGCGCCATTACCGCAAGGGAACGCTGATTCTTGAGACCGAATGGGAAACCCCCAGCGGCAAGGTGAAGGTCATCGACTTCATGCCGCCGCGGGACAGCGTGGCGGACATTGTGCGGATAGTTGTGGGTGTCCACGGGTCCGTCCGTATGCGCGGCGAACTGGCGCTCCGGTTCGACTACGGGCACATCGTGCCGTGGGTCCGGCATGATGAGCACGGCATCCACGCCGTCGCCGGGCCGGATGCGGCCTATCTGGTCACCAAGGCCCCGCTGCGCGGCGAACGCATGAAGACGGTCAGCGACTTCACCGTCCATGCAGGCGAGAGGGTCCCGTTCGTGCTGACCTGGACCCCCAGCCACCTGGACCGCCCCCGGGCCATTGACCCTGAGGCGTACCTGGAGTCAACGGAATCGTTCTGGCGGGAGTGGTCCGCCCGATGCAAGATCACCGGCCCGTACCGGGAGGCCATCCAGCGCTCGCTGATCACTCTCAAAGCGCTGACGTACGCTCCGACCGGCGGCATTGTTGCCGCCGTGACCACGTCCCTCCCGGAACAGCTGGGCGGACCGCGCAACTGGGATTACCGGTACTGCTGGCTCCGGGATGCCACGCTGACGCTGCAGGCGCTGCTCGCCGCCGGCTACACGGAGGAAGCCGCCTCCTGGCGGGACTGGCTGCTGCGGGCGGTGGCCGGGGACCCGGCCGACCTGCAGATCATGTACGGCATCCACGGCGAGCGGCGGCTGCCGGAGATGGAGTTGCCCTGGCTGGCCGGATACGAAAATTCGACCCCCGTTCGGATCGGAAACGGCGCCGCGGGTCAGCTCCAGCTGGACGTGTGGGGCGAGGTACTGGATTGCCTGGCCCTGACCCGGCACTCCCTGCTGAAGCATACCGACGAAGCCTGGGACGTCCAGGTCGCCCTGATGGAACACCTCGAGGGGGCCTGGCGACGGCCGGACAACGGCCTGTGGGAAATGCGCGGGCCGCAGCGCCACTTCACCCACTCAAAGGTGATGGCCTGGGTCGCGGCAGACCGCATGGTTAAGGGCGTCCGGGACTTCGGCCTGGTGGGACCCGCTGACCGTTGGGAGGTCCTGCGCGACACTATCCACGCCGACGTCATGGCGAACGGCTTCGACGCTGAACGCAACACCTTTGTCCAGTCCTACGGCAGGCCCGAGCTGGACGCGAGCCTGCTGCTCATACCCCGCGTCGGGTTCCTGCCGCCCGACGACCCCAGGGTGGTGGGCACCATCGACGCCGTGCAGCGGGAACTCACCCGCGACGGCTTCGTGCTCCGGTACCGTCCTCAGGACTCCGACGACGGACTGCCGGGCGACGAAGGCGTCTTCCTGGCCTGCTCGTTCTGGCTGGTGGAAGCACTCATCGGCGTGGGCCGGCGCCGCGAAGCAAGGGAACTGTTCGACAGGCTTCTGGCGCTGCGCAACGACGTGGGCCTGCTTAGCGAGGAATGGGGCGTGGAAGCGGGGCGACAGCTGGGGAACACGCCGCAGGCGTTCAGCCACTTCGCGCTGGTCATGAGTGCCATGGAGCTGCACGAGGACAGTGTGCAGCGCAGTGACGCCCCCGTGCACGGGCACTAA